The region GTATATAAAACAGCTGTAAATAACAACTTAACAGGCTGGGTAAAAAATACATCAAAAGGTGTATATATAGACGTTGAAGGCAAAAAATCTGATATAAGTAAATTTATATATGCCATATATCATAAATCACCACCTATATCAGAAATAAAAGAAATAAATATAGAAGAAAAAGAGATGGTAAATTATAAAAATTTTGAAATAAAACATAGCATTAAGGAAGAAGATGCTGTAACTTTTATATCACCTGACATAGGAATATGTGCTCAGTGTTTAGAAGATATAAAAGACATAAATAACAGAAGATATAAATATCCTTTCACAAATTGCACGAATTGCGGTCCTAGATTTTCAATAATTAAAAAATTACCCTATGACAGAAATTCAACAGCTATGGATGAATTCGAAATGTGTAGTATTTGTAAATCTGAATATGATAATCTACTAGATAGAAGATTTCATGCACAGCCAAACGCGTGTACTAAATGTGGACCTAAAGTTGAGCTTATAGATAATTTTGGGAATAGAGTATTATGTGATGATCCTATAAAGCAAGCTGTTAAATTAATAAAACAAGGTAAGATAATTTTAGTAAAAGGGTTAGGAGGATTTCAAATAACTTGTGATGCTGTTAATGAAAAAACTATTGAGAAGCTTAGAGATAAAAAGCATAGACCAGCAAAACCCCTTGCCTTAATGATGAAAAATATAAAAGTTGTTAAAAAATACTGCAAATTAAGTGAAAAAGAAGAAAAAGTCATATTAAGTTCTAAAAAACCAATAATATTATTAGAAAAAAAATTAGAAATACTTCCTAATAATATAGCACCTAACAGTAATAAACTGGGAGTTATGCTTCCATACACACCACTCCATAGTTTGATATTTGAAGAAGATATTGAAGTTTTAGTTATGACTAGTGGAAATATAAGCAGTTACCCAATGATTTACAAAAATGAAGAAGCTTTAAATAGGTTAAATAATATAGTAGATTTCTTTCTTTTACATAATAGAAAAATACATGTTCCTGTTGATGATTCAGTATGCAAGGTTATTTTAGGTGAAGAAAATGTGATAAGAAGTGCAAGAGGATATGCTCCAATATATATAAAACAAAACGTTATAAATATACTTGCATGTGGATCGCATCTAAAGAATACATTTGCTTTATCAAAAAATAATTATATAATTATGAGCCAGTATATAGGTGATATAGAGAATATAGAAACTTTTAATTGTTTTGAAAGAAGTCTTAATCATTTAAAAAATATTTATAATATAAAGCCCAAAATTATAGCTTATGACATGCATCCAAACTATTGGTCATTTGAATATACAAAGAAACAAGATATTAAAAAAGTTCAAGTACAGCATCATCACGCTCATATAGTAAGTTGTATGGTTGAAAATAAAGTTAAGGATAAAATCATAGGAATAGCATATGATGGTATTGGCTATGGTATGGACGGGAAGATGTGGGGTTCAGAGTTTTTGATATGTGATTATAAAGATTTTATAAGAGTAGGACATGTTGATTATGTAAACATGCCTGGTGGAGATTTTGCCAGTAAAGAACCGTGGAAGATAGCTGTAAGCTATTTATATAAAGCGTATAGAGATGATATATATGAGAAATTACCATATACTTTGATAAATAAAAATATAAAACCAATACTATATTTAATAAAAAATAACATCAATTCACCACAGTGTTGCAGCATAGGAAAGTTATTTGATGCTGTATCAGCTATATTAGGTTTTATTGGTAAAGTAACTTTTGAAGGTGAAGCAGCAATTTTGTTAGAAAATATAGCAGATAAAAATGAATGTAGCAGATATGATTATGATATAGAATATATCAATCAAAAATATATCGTAAATACGGACAACATGATTATAGGAATAACGAATGATTTGAAAAATCATGTGAATTACAAGATTATATCTAAAAAAATGCATAATACAGTGATAGATTTTTCGATAGAAACATGTAAAATGATAGCGAAAAAATATAATATATATAAAGTTGCATTAAGTGGCGGAGTATTTCAAAATGAAATACTGTTAAAAGGTATATATAAAAAACTGGTATCAAAAGGCTTTATGGTTTATACTCATAAGCTAATACCATGTAATGATAGTGGTATTAGTCTTGGACAACTGGTTATAGCTGATGCAAAATCAAAGGAGTGATTCGAGATGTGTATAGCAGTTCCAGCAGAGGTTGTAAAGGTCTATGAAAGTGAAGCTTTAGTATGTTTTGGAGGTGTTAAAACTAAAGTAAATACTTATTTTTTAGAAAACTTAAAAGTTGGTGATTATGTATTAATACATGTAGGATGTGCTTTGCAAAAGATAGACAAGAATGAAGCAGTAAAAACACTTGAAATATTTAAAGATATATCAAATTACAGGTAGTATGTATGAAATATATAAAAGAATTTAGAAATCCTAATTTAGCAAA is a window of Abyssisolibacter fermentans DNA encoding:
- a CDS encoding HypC/HybG/HupF family hydrogenase formation chaperone, yielding MCIAVPAEVVKVYESEALVCFGGVKTKVNTYFLENLKVGDYVLIHVGCALQKIDKNEAVKTLEIFKDISNYR
- the hypF gene encoding carbamoyltransferase HypF; translation: MTVKGIVQGVGFRPFVYKTAVNNNLTGWVKNTSKGVYIDVEGKKSDISKFIYAIYHKSPPISEIKEINIEEKEMVNYKNFEIKHSIKEEDAVTFISPDIGICAQCLEDIKDINNRRYKYPFTNCTNCGPRFSIIKKLPYDRNSTAMDEFEMCSICKSEYDNLLDRRFHAQPNACTKCGPKVELIDNFGNRVLCDDPIKQAVKLIKQGKIILVKGLGGFQITCDAVNEKTIEKLRDKKHRPAKPLALMMKNIKVVKKYCKLSEKEEKVILSSKKPIILLEKKLEILPNNIAPNSNKLGVMLPYTPLHSLIFEEDIEVLVMTSGNISSYPMIYKNEEALNRLNNIVDFFLLHNRKIHVPVDDSVCKVILGEENVIRSARGYAPIYIKQNVINILACGSHLKNTFALSKNNYIIMSQYIGDIENIETFNCFERSLNHLKNIYNIKPKIIAYDMHPNYWSFEYTKKQDIKKVQVQHHHAHIVSCMVENKVKDKIIGIAYDGIGYGMDGKMWGSEFLICDYKDFIRVGHVDYVNMPGGDFASKEPWKIAVSYLYKAYRDDIYEKLPYTLINKNIKPILYLIKNNINSPQCCSIGKLFDAVSAILGFIGKVTFEGEAAILLENIADKNECSRYDYDIEYINQKYIVNTDNMIIGITNDLKNHVNYKIISKKMHNTVIDFSIETCKMIAKKYNIYKVALSGGVFQNEILLKGIYKKLVSKGFMVYTHKLIPCNDSGISLGQLVIADAKSKE